Sequence from the Saccharopolyspora pogona genome:
CCGACGCACGCTGCGGATCACGACGACGCCCGCCGCCACGCCGCCCGCACATGTCAACGCCAGCACCGTCCAGCCGTAGCCGACCGCCCGGGCGGCCTCGCCGAGCGCCACCGCGACGGCGGTCTGCACCCCTGCCCACAGCACGGCGCCGATTGCCGAGAGCCCCAGGAAGCGGCGGAACGGCAACCGCAAGGTGCCCACCACGGCCGGGACCACGGCGTGCACCACGGCGACGAAGCGCGTCGTGATCAGCGCGCGCCCGCCGGTGTCCTGCACGACCGCCTCGGCGGCCTGCCAGCGGTGTGCGCCGATCTTGCGCCCGGCCCACGTGTTGCGGAGCCCGGGGCCGATCACGCGGCCCAGCCAG
This genomic interval carries:
- a CDS encoding DedA family protein, whose product is MEWINQIDAALRDFIAWAATLNPWLCVLLALVLLSLETSIFIGLLVPGEATLLLTIAVLGARWAPALFAAAVVGNVIGQSGGYWLGRVIGPGLRNTWAGRKIGAHRWQAAEAVVQDTGGRALITTRFVAVVHAVVPAVVGTLRLPFRRFLGLSAIGAVLWAGVQTAVAVALGEAARAVGYGWTVLALTCAGGVAAGVVVIRSVRRQSARRAAERVDVEPGQGAVRRAGGQEVR